Proteins from a single region of Pseudodesulfovibrio portus:
- a CDS encoding HD-GYP domain-containing protein, which produces MGSDAGAGNKSNGPEQTVSLIKVSPYMVIPSRVGGFSLFLKQDGKLVLYAEKGELFTDEHKERLSLLDVDHLYVKTTDYVQYMVYLQDNLLELLDDESIPVRERARAWNEATVALARESFSRSLPKPIDQRQFARIRALIGNSLKFLARDDALKELARFIKDGDELFRHGIAVMVLTITVLCTFMKEDSDALVGVGIGAMLHDIGKMELPPELFKKRFDNLSRSDKDLVKSHPALGVGLCSALPLPQEALQCILFHHERTDGLGYPSGCTGDLLPAYVKVLILCNVYDNLTRKGRDGRILSPFEALTHIKSLRGSFDPDMLKRLIAVLAKADLT; this is translated from the coding sequence ATGGGCAGCGATGCGGGTGCCGGAAACAAAAGCAACGGACCGGAACAGACGGTCTCCCTGATCAAGGTCTCCCCCTACATGGTCATCCCGTCCAGGGTGGGCGGGTTCTCCCTGTTCCTCAAGCAGGACGGCAAGCTCGTGCTGTACGCGGAAAAGGGCGAGCTGTTCACGGACGAGCACAAGGAGCGGCTGAGCCTCCTGGACGTGGACCACCTGTACGTCAAGACCACGGACTACGTGCAGTACATGGTCTACCTCCAGGACAATCTCCTGGAACTGCTGGACGACGAGTCCATCCCGGTGCGCGAGCGGGCCCGGGCGTGGAACGAGGCCACCGTGGCCCTGGCCAGGGAGAGTTTCAGCCGGTCCCTGCCCAAGCCCATCGACCAGCGGCAGTTCGCGCGTATCCGGGCGCTTATCGGCAACTCCCTCAAGTTCCTGGCCCGTGACGACGCCCTCAAGGAGCTGGCCCGGTTCATCAAGGACGGAGACGAGCTGTTCCGGCACGGCATCGCGGTCATGGTCCTGACCATAACCGTGCTGTGCACCTTCATGAAGGAGGACTCCGACGCCCTGGTGGGCGTGGGGATAGGGGCCATGCTGCACGACATCGGCAAGATGGAGCTGCCGCCCGAATTGTTCAAGAAGCGGTTCGACAACCTGAGCCGTTCGGACAAGGACCTGGTCAAGTCCCACCCCGCCCTGGGCGTGGGGTTGTGTTCGGCCCTGCCTCTGCCGCAGGAGGCGTTGCAGTGCATCCTCTTCCATCATGAACGCACGGACGGCCTGGGCTACCCCTCGGGCTGCACCGGCGACCTGCTGCCCGCCTACGTCAAGGTGCTCATCCTGTGCAACGTCTACGACAACCTGACCCGCAAGGGGAGGGACGGTCGCATCCTGAGCCCGTTCGAGGCGTTGACCCACATCAAGTCCCTACGCGGCTCATTTGATCCGGACATGCTCAAGCGGCTGATCGCCGTGCTGGCCAAGGCGGACCTGACCTAG
- a CDS encoding VPLPA-CTERM sorting domain-containing protein produces the protein MLGATASFASAVLPGSYGTATHSTPKWQELATATSQTGVFWSVDGGATWTQDTDLKLGLGDTIQFQFNMYKRNYGTHYADFLKAWADWGQGGPFDSGDVVGFWKQELEGYGTNAPSGDTYTFYSDEYTMTDAMFGDLFLRARVTCSESLLNNWNAQWSTPDATYDLAFLPTGNLYQGEVEEWHLTISKTPLPPSVLMFGTGLIGMLAVTRRRFLKF, from the coding sequence ATGTTGGGGGCAACTGCGAGCTTTGCCAGTGCCGTACTGCCCGGTTCCTACGGCACTGCCACGCACTCAACGCCGAAATGGCAGGAGCTGGCGACTGCGACCAGCCAGACCGGCGTCTTCTGGAGCGTTGACGGCGGCGCGACCTGGACCCAGGACACCGACCTCAAACTGGGCCTCGGGGATACCATCCAGTTCCAGTTCAACATGTACAAACGGAATTACGGCACCCACTATGCCGACTTCCTGAAGGCCTGGGCGGACTGGGGCCAGGGTGGCCCGTTCGATTCCGGCGACGTGGTGGGCTTTTGGAAACAGGAGCTCGAGGGATACGGGACCAACGCCCCCAGCGGCGATACGTACACATTTTACTCTGATGAATACACCATGACCGACGCGATGTTCGGCGACCTCTTCCTGAGGGCGAGGGTAACCTGCAGCGAATCCCTGCTGAACAACTGGAACGCTCAGTGGTCGACACCCGATGCGACATACGATCTGGCATTCCTGCCTACCGGCAACCTGTATCAGGGTGAAGTTGAAGAATGGCATCTGACGATCAGCAAGACGCCCCTGCCGCCTTCCGTGCTGATGTTCGGCACCGGCCTGATCGGCATGCTGGCCGTGACCCGGAGGCGGTTCCTCAAATTCTAG
- a CDS encoding ABC transporter permease, with protein MTQPIIEIGPLQLALCLVFVLLAGITSFRYRLGLEKDLLIGTVRTFAQLFLMGFVLKFVFAVNVGWLVLLIFAVMVAAAVHTIRGRVKERTIPFVVPTFISMIITYSLVSVLVTGVVVGAKPWWTPQYFIPLAGMIVGNSMTAIAICLERLFSDLKSRRAEVEMRLAAGADYREASQDILRGAIMAGMIPSINSLMSVGLVSLPGMMTGQILSGTDPLIAIRYQIVVMLMLVASTSMGALIVTNLARKRCFSAAQRLVLR; from the coding sequence ATGACCCAGCCGATCATCGAAATAGGCCCGCTGCAACTGGCCCTCTGCCTGGTGTTCGTGCTCCTGGCCGGGATCACGTCCTTCCGCTATCGGCTGGGACTGGAAAAGGACCTGCTCATCGGCACGGTGCGCACCTTTGCCCAGCTCTTCCTCATGGGCTTCGTGCTCAAGTTCGTGTTCGCGGTGAACGTGGGCTGGCTGGTGCTGCTCATCTTCGCGGTCATGGTGGCCGCCGCCGTGCACACCATCAGGGGCAGGGTCAAGGAGCGGACCATCCCCTTTGTCGTCCCGACCTTCATCTCCATGATCATCACCTATTCGCTGGTGTCGGTGCTGGTCACCGGCGTCGTGGTCGGCGCCAAGCCGTGGTGGACGCCGCAGTATTTCATCCCCCTGGCAGGCATGATCGTGGGCAACTCCATGACCGCCATCGCCATCTGCCTGGAACGGCTCTTCTCCGACCTCAAGAGCCGCCGGGCCGAGGTGGAGATGCGGTTGGCCGCAGGGGCCGACTACCGCGAGGCGTCACAGGACATCCTCAGGGGCGCGATCATGGCGGGCATGATCCCGTCCATCAACTCCCTCATGTCCGTGGGGCTGGTCTCCCTGCCCGGCATGATGACCGGCCAGATCCTGTCCGGCACGGACCCGCTCATCGCCATCCGCTACCAGATCGTGGTCATGCTCATGCTCGTGGCCTCCACATCCATGGGCGCGCTGATCGTGACCAACCTCGCCCGGAAGCGGTGTTTCTCCGCCGCCCAGCGGCTTGTTCTCAGATAG
- a CDS encoding ABC transporter ATP-binding protein: protein MCLSIDRISFNYPNGPDIFADATWTFDQGGYHLVRGPSGAGKSTLLRLLCRLEEITSGVILYKDTDVTAMDPPQLRRTVAYVQQTPTLIPGTVRENLLLPFSFQANRALALPTDSDLAERLDSFLLDGVTPDSAADKLSVGQSQRVCLIRSLLLEPEVVLLDEPTSSLDPKSAKVVLDKTAELSGRGVTVVMISHSETTPPGVTDAVTIRQGRLVRA from the coding sequence ATGTGTCTCTCGATTGACCGCATCTCCTTCAACTACCCGAACGGCCCCGACATCTTTGCCGACGCGACCTGGACCTTCGACCAGGGGGGCTACCACCTGGTGCGCGGCCCGTCCGGGGCGGGCAAGTCCACCCTGCTGCGTCTGCTGTGCCGACTGGAAGAGATCACCTCCGGCGTCATCCTGTACAAGGACACCGACGTGACGGCCATGGACCCGCCGCAACTCCGGCGGACGGTGGCCTATGTCCAGCAGACGCCCACCCTGATTCCGGGCACGGTGCGCGAAAACCTGCTCCTCCCCTTTTCCTTCCAGGCCAACAGGGCGCTCGCGTTGCCGACCGACTCCGACCTGGCCGAACGGCTGGACTCCTTCCTGCTCGACGGGGTGACCCCGGATTCGGCGGCGGACAAGCTGTCCGTGGGCCAGTCCCAGCGCGTCTGCCTGATCCGCTCCCTGCTCCTGGAGCCCGAGGTGGTGCTTCTGGACGAGCCCACGTCCTCCCTGGACCCGAAATCGGCAAAGGTGGTGCTGGACAAGACGGCCGAGCTGTCCGGCCGGGGCGTGACCGTGGTCATGATCTCCCACTCCGAGACCACGCCTCCCGGCGTCACCGACGCGGTGACCATCCGGCAGGGAAGGCTGGTGCGCGCATGA